The Jeotgalibaca sp. MA1X17-3 genome has a segment encoding these proteins:
- a CDS encoding replication initiator protein A, with amino-acid sequence MSSFNFYKADKAYGELYLQFPKVLLYSDTYSHLSDSAKLAYMLFKDRLHYSLKNNWIDEEGNVYFIFTNKELETLFNKSNKTVGNIKKELVQAGLLLQKQNGFNPRTKKNDPNWLYLADLEVNATDIYQLQREAETVDNSGRVPSTPRQTGNRNAGTVGRSGCVEGTPRQKNAEPVDMGGPVETTLNQYLTKRLKDSKDGKESEKADQTDTDLISHAFQPKEENQETEKQVLTDYIKEQELEFLYGTQLIQKMVTFSFNDFDTFQTFINKLEFSHKSVEKEYNLSIPIHQGTEYFEDTQERLLSTFHRAIQHHRFGKVNNIANYLFISFKQVFIDLADGMIAKRQTEKSTSPLFEIDINSFESNEN; translated from the coding sequence ATGTCCTCATTTAATTTCTATAAAGCAGATAAAGCATACGGGGAGTTATACTTACAATTTCCGAAAGTCTTATTATATAGTGATACGTACTCTCACTTGTCCGATAGCGCAAAATTAGCGTACATGCTCTTTAAAGATCGCTTGCACTATTCGCTCAAAAATAACTGGATTGATGAAGAGGGAAATGTCTATTTTATTTTTACGAATAAGGAACTGGAAACCTTATTTAATAAATCCAATAAGACCGTTGGAAACATAAAGAAAGAACTGGTTCAAGCAGGATTACTTTTACAAAAACAGAACGGGTTCAATCCTCGTACGAAAAAAAATGACCCGAACTGGCTTTATTTAGCGGATTTAGAAGTAAACGCAACCGATATCTATCAATTGCAAAGAGAAGCTGAAACCGTTGATAACAGCGGACGTGTACCATCTACACCTCGACAAACAGGAAATAGAAACGCTGGAACCGTTGGGAGGAGCGGATGTGTAGAAGGTACACCTCGACAAAAAAACGCTGAACCCGTTGATATGGGCGGACCTGTAGAAACTACACTAAATCAATACCTAACGAAAAGACTTAAAGACTCTAAAGATGGTAAAGAATCAGAAAAAGCCGATCAAACGGATACGGATTTGATTTCTCACGCCTTTCAACCAAAAGAAGAAAACCAAGAAACAGAAAAACAAGTCCTTACCGATTATATAAAAGAACAGGAATTAGAGTTTTTATATGGAACGCAGCTCATACAAAAAATGGTAACCTTTAGTTTCAATGATTTTGATACCTTTCAAACGTTTATCAATAAACTTGAGTTTTCTCACAAGTCGGTAGAAAAAGAGTATAACCTATCTATCCCCATTCATCAGGGAACAGAATACTTCGAGGATACGCAAGAACGTCTCCTTTCTACCTTTCATCGTGCCATTCAACATCACCGGTTTGGCAAAGTGAATAATATTGCAAACTATTTATTCATTAGTTTTAAACAGGTTTTTATCGATCTAGCAGATGGAATGATTGCGAAAAGGCAAACAGAAAAAAGCACGTCACCTTTGTTTGAAATAGATATAAACTCTTTTGAAAG